The following are encoded together in the Daucus carota subsp. sativus chromosome 5, DH1 v3.0, whole genome shotgun sequence genome:
- the LOC108219832 gene encoding uncharacterized protein LOC108219832 isoform X2 — protein MCGIKEDSSDAVAPRKRLLCTTYFDALMFCYSPVHQMQQYYRAGQLDNCSGKWSGLVDCLTLKTKRSSEVEDLRYSGIKTQAACGGREKSNYFSILLTYRFRPTIYFR, from the exons ATGTGTGGCATCAAGGAAGATTCTTCGGATGCTGTTGCCCCTCGGAAGAGATTATTGTGCACCACCTACTTTGATGCTCTCATGTTTTGCTATT CCCCTGTTCACCAGATGCAGCAGTACTATCGAGCTGGGCAGCTTGATAACTGTTCTGGGAAGTGGAGTGGTCTTGTTGATTGTTTAACTCTAAAAACAAAGAGATCTTCTGAAGTTGAG GACTTGAGATACTCAGGTATCAAGACTCAGGCAGCATGTGGGGGGCGCGAAAAGAGCAATTACTTCAGTATTCTGCTCACTTACAGATTCCGCCCTACTATATATTTCAG GTAA
- the LOC108219832 gene encoding uncharacterized protein C227.17c isoform X1 yields MCGIKEDSSDAVAPRKRLLCTTYFDALMFCYSPVHQMQQYYRAGQLDNCSGKWSGLVDCLTLKTKRSSEVEEILEAREKEKIHIWSFRTPEEAAFNWEELFGHLDEVE; encoded by the exons ATGTGTGGCATCAAGGAAGATTCTTCGGATGCTGTTGCCCCTCGGAAGAGATTATTGTGCACCACCTACTTTGATGCTCTCATGTTTTGCTATT CCCCTGTTCACCAGATGCAGCAGTACTATCGAGCTGGGCAGCTTGATAACTGTTCTGGGAAGTGGAGTGGTCTTGTTGATTGTTTAACTCTAAAAACAAAGAGATCTTCTGAAGTTGAG GAAATTTTAGAAGCCCGTGAGAAGGAAAAGATCCATATCTGGTCTTTCCGAACGCCAGAGGAAGCAGCATTTAACTGGGAAGAACTGTTTGGACACTTAGATGAAGTAGAATAA